In a single window of the Campylobacter fetus subsp. testudinum 03-427 genome:
- the hemA gene encoding glutamyl-tRNA reductase (Pfam matches to PF05201.11 GlutR_N, and to PF01488.16 Shikimate_DH, and to PF00745.16 GlutR_dimer) gives MHYVSISFTHKNTDIGVREKLSFSDNNRRREILRLIGANDNITESMALSTCNRVEIFAYVIDVQSSIRHILNSISILTLVPFEALELRADIYEDQGAIHHLFAVASSLDSLVVGETQIAGQLKEAFKFAYDNEDCGANISSAMHFAFKCAAEVRALTAISKNPVSVSSVAVAKAKEIYGNIGGMSAVVIGAGEMSRIAAQHLINAEVNVIIINRDEIKAQNLAKELGDLASYASFDKLSEYINRYRLIFSATGAPNAIVTNEIIEPKDFHRYFFDIAVPRDIDIKEDEYIHVYAVDDLEEIVRTNLALREEQASIAYSIVGKSTTSFFKWRLSEGSTPAIKALRLKAKDIACKEIEKAIKKGYIRNCDRDEASRLVHQVFKAFLHTPSVRLKEKNSNDILSNLEYLFDVKIQKDENLEGNLK, from the coding sequence ATGCATTACGTAAGTATTAGTTTTACTCATAAAAATACAGATATCGGAGTTAGGGAAAAACTCTCTTTTAGTGATAATAATAGACGAAGGGAGATTTTGCGTCTTATAGGAGCAAATGATAATATTACTGAGTCTATGGCGCTTAGTACTTGTAATAGAGTAGAGATATTTGCTTATGTTATAGACGTGCAGAGTTCTATCAGGCATATTTTAAACTCTATTTCTATACTTACTTTAGTACCGTTTGAAGCTTTAGAATTAAGAGCTGATATCTATGAAGATCAAGGTGCTATACATCATCTTTTTGCTGTCGCAAGTTCTCTTGATAGCTTAGTAGTAGGCGAAACTCAGATAGCAGGACAGTTAAAAGAGGCTTTTAAATTTGCATATGATAATGAGGATTGCGGTGCAAATATCAGCAGCGCTATGCATTTTGCTTTTAAATGCGCGGCTGAAGTTAGAGCATTGACTGCTATTAGTAAAAATCCAGTTTCTGTTTCAAGCGTAGCTGTTGCTAAAGCCAAAGAAATTTATGGCAATATAGGCGGTATGAGTGCAGTAGTCATAGGTGCTGGAGAGATGAGCCGAATAGCCGCTCAGCATCTTATAAACGCAGAAGTAAATGTGATAATTATAAATAGAGATGAGATAAAAGCGCAAAATTTAGCAAAAGAGTTAGGTGATTTAGCAAGTTATGCTAGTTTTGATAAACTTAGTGAGTATATCAACAGATATAGGCTTATTTTTAGTGCTACTGGCGCTCCTAATGCCATAGTTACTAATGAGATAATAGAGCCAAAAGATTTTCATAGGTATTTTTTCGATATAGCCGTTCCTAGAGATATAGATATAAAAGAAGATGAGTATATACACGTTTATGCAGTAGATGATCTTGAAGAGATAGTAAGAACAAATTTAGCTCTAAGAGAGGAGCAAGCAAGTATCGCTTACTCTATAGTCGGTAAATCTACAACTTCATTTTTTAAATGGAGACTTTCTGAAGGAAGTACTCCTGCTATCAAAGCTTTGCGTTTAAAAGCTAAAGATATAGCCTGTAAAGAGATAGAAAAAGCGATAAAAAAAGGGTATATAAGGAATTGCGATAGAGATGAAGCAAGTAGGCTCGTGCATCAAGTTTTTAAAGCGTTTTTACACACTCCAAGCGTTAGACTAAAAGAGAAAAATAGCAACGATATTTTATCAAATTTAGAATATTTATTTGACGTAAAAATACAAAAAGATGAGAATTTAGAAGGGAATTTGAAGTGA
- a CDS encoding putative protein (DUF2018 domain) (Pfam match to PF09442.6 DUF2018) codes for MSFEDDIFGGDPKDKFFDIIFNANRNLVENELEKVFIELAILRELAEQKGISDMDIKSFEALNADLVEDGLNDIYIGVTGEILSQNE; via the coding sequence TTGAGTTTTGAAGATGATATTTTTGGTGGCGATCCTAAGGATAAGTTTTTTGATATAATTTTTAATGCAAATAGAAATTTAGTAGAAAACGAATTGGAAAAAGTTTTTATTGAGCTTGCTATTTTACGTGAATTAGCTGAGCAAAAAGGTATATCCGATATGGATATAAAGTCATTTGAAGCATTAAATGCTGATTTGGTAGAAGATGGATTAAATGATATTTATATAGGCGTAACAGGTGAAATTTTAAGTCAAAATGAGTAA
- the ftsK gene encoding DNA segregation ATPase FtsK/SpoIIIE (Pfam matches to PF01580.14 FtsK_SpoIIIE, and to PF09397.6 Ftsk_gamma, and to PF01580.14 FtsK_SpoIIIE, and to PF13491.2 FtsK_4TM) translates to MLIISVCILIFFGVATIVPNASFVGTFGNILGSFNYKLFGFLAYIYPFLLLYPAILNYKNFKKFNIKLLGNIIGALLLFFAILLLISMFDKSYGGDIGAFCIEALRSVIGSVGSAVFILMIFFISFGLVFDDRLDIVLKKAFVDRVSASDNLNLKARCIPKKLKNDAKKVEIDPAINSEIIDDKSEIKNDITSFDPTENIIDIKEENRTKDNNNANPTTTIGGVEILNEVAENRELLNQIEKGKVEKPKDFKLPPLSFLNDPPKRSKNINEAEIDQKIADLLDKLRRFKIDGDVVRTYSGPVVTTFEFKPAAHVKVSKILTLQDDLAMALKAQTIRIQAPIPGKDVVGIEIPNKNIETIYLKEILESDIYKNAKSELTLALGKDIVGDPFITDLKKLPHLLIAGTTGSGKSVGINAMLLSLLYRNSPKTLRLIMIDPKMLEFSMYNDIPHLLTPVITEPKKAISVLSNLVAEMERRYKIMSETKTKNIETYNEKIKKDGGETLPFIVVIIDELADLMMTSGKEVEFHIGRLAQMARASGIHLIVATQRPSVDVVTGLIKANLPSRISYRVGQKIDSKVILDQMGAESLLGRGDMLFTPPGSPGIVRLHAPFASEKEIEEIVDFLKEQQDVVYEESFLKDESSAVGSSENGLNAGEADELYEEAKSIILSEEKTSISYLQRRLKIGYNRAASIIEQLEIAGVLTPVNAKGQRDIIR, encoded by the coding sequence TTGCTTATTATAAGCGTTTGTATTTTGATATTTTTTGGAGTTGCAACTATCGTCCCAAATGCCTCCTTTGTGGGGACATTTGGTAATATTTTGGGTAGTTTTAATTATAAATTATTTGGTTTTTTGGCTTATATTTACCCATTTTTACTTCTTTATCCGGCTATTTTGAACTACAAGAATTTTAAGAAATTTAATATCAAACTTTTAGGAAATATAATCGGCGCATTGCTTCTGTTTTTTGCTATCTTATTGCTTATTTCGATGTTTGATAAGAGTTATGGCGGAGATATAGGAGCGTTTTGTATAGAAGCTTTAAGATCTGTTATAGGAAGCGTAGGAAGCGCTGTTTTTATATTGATGATATTTTTCATATCGTTTGGACTTGTTTTTGATGATAGGCTTGATATCGTACTTAAAAAAGCTTTTGTTGATAGAGTATCTGCTTCAGATAATTTAAATTTAAAAGCGCGTTGTATTCCTAAAAAACTAAAAAATGATGCAAAAAAAGTCGAGATCGATCCTGCTATAAATAGCGAAATTATAGATGATAAATCAGAAATTAAAAATGATATAACCAGCTTTGATCCAACTGAAAATATCATAGATATTAAAGAAGAAAATAGAACAAAAGATAACAATAATGCAAATCCTACAACCACTATAGGCGGTGTTGAGATACTAAATGAAGTAGCTGAAAATAGGGAACTTTTAAATCAGATAGAAAAAGGTAAAGTAGAAAAACCAAAAGATTTTAAGTTGCCTCCGCTTAGTTTTTTAAATGATCCTCCTAAGCGCTCAAAAAATATAAATGAAGCAGAAATTGATCAAAAAATCGCCGATTTACTAGATAAATTACGCCGTTTTAAGATAGATGGAGACGTGGTTAGGACGTATTCGGGGCCTGTTGTGACTACATTTGAGTTTAAACCAGCAGCGCATGTAAAAGTTAGTAAAATTTTAACTTTGCAAGATGATCTTGCTATGGCTCTTAAAGCTCAAACTATACGTATTCAAGCGCCTATTCCTGGAAAAGATGTAGTCGGTATAGAAATACCAAATAAAAATATAGAAACGATCTACCTAAAAGAGATTTTAGAAAGCGATATCTATAAAAACGCTAAAAGCGAACTTACTTTGGCTCTTGGCAAAGATATAGTTGGAGATCCTTTTATAACTGATTTGAAAAAGCTTCCTCATCTTCTTATAGCAGGAACGACTGGAAGCGGAAAAAGCGTCGGAATAAATGCTATGCTTTTAAGTTTGCTTTATAGAAACTCTCCAAAAACTTTGCGTCTTATAATGATAGATCCAAAAATGCTTGAGTTTAGTATGTATAATGATATTCCTCATCTGCTAACTCCTGTTATAACTGAGCCTAAAAAAGCTATTTCCGTACTTTCAAATTTAGTTGCGGAAATGGAGAGACGCTATAAAATAATGAGCGAAACAAAAACAAAAAATATAGAAACATACAATGAAAAGATAAAAAAAGACGGTGGTGAAACATTGCCTTTTATAGTTGTTATCATCGATGAGCTTGCAGATCTTATGATGACTAGCGGAAAAGAAGTTGAGTTTCATATCGGACGTCTTGCTCAAATGGCAAGAGCTAGTGGAATTCATCTCATCGTAGCTACTCAGCGCCCAAGTGTAGATGTAGTAACAGGGCTCATCAAAGCAAATCTACCAAGCCGTATAAGCTATAGAGTAGGACAGAAAATAGATAGTAAAGTCATACTTGATCAAATGGGTGCTGAGAGTTTGCTAGGACGAGGAGATATGCTTTTTACACCTCCTGGAAGTCCTGGTATAGTGCGTTTGCACGCTCCGTTTGCTAGCGAAAAAGAGATAGAAGAAATAGTAGATTTCTTAAAAGAGCAACAAGACGTCGTATATGAAGAGAGTTTTTTAAAAGATGAGTCTAGCGCTGTTGGATCTAGTGAAAATGGATTAAATGCAGGAGAAGCAGATGAGTTGTATGAAGAGGCAAAAAGTATTATTTTAAGCGAAGAAAAGACATCTATAAGTTACCTTCAAAGACGTTTAAAAATAGGATACAATAGAGCTGCAAGTATAATCGAACAGCTCGAAATAGCAGGAGTTTTGACACCTGTAAATGCTAAAGGTCAAAGGGATATTATAAGATGA
- a CDS encoding virulence factor, BrkB family protein (Pfam match to PF03631.11 Virul_fac_BrkB), whose translation MRKIWGKLVLIYKVLEDKQLLHFAASLSFHTLLSIIPVLFISLSIFTQLPSFSGYYAKIKDFIFSNLLPSQSITEYIDQFLSNSSSLGIIGLIAVFFTSIMFFSDYEFVISKLTGAKSRGFWRSLSNYWTLITLMPLGLGMSFWLSNLIQTMLSQSEYTSGINFLAIFPYIIIWAIFAVTYLISINRDFSIKNILISSFVSSLAWSISKWIFVGYSFYNKTYSSIYGSFSILLFFFIWIYISWIIFLYGIKLCVALDGLSRDKPVI comes from the coding sequence ATGCGTAAAATATGGGGAAAACTGGTACTAATCTATAAAGTGTTAGAAGATAAACAGCTTTTACACTTTGCTGCAAGTCTTAGTTTTCACACTCTTTTATCTATAATTCCTGTTTTATTTATATCTCTATCTATATTTACGCAACTTCCTAGTTTTAGCGGTTATTACGCTAAGATTAAAGATTTTATATTTTCAAATTTACTTCCTAGCCAAAGCATAACTGAATATATAGATCAGTTTTTATCTAATTCAAGCAGCCTTGGTATAATAGGTCTTATAGCAGTATTTTTTACTAGCATAATGTTTTTCAGCGATTATGAGTTTGTTATTTCAAAATTAACAGGAGCTAAAAGTCGTGGATTTTGGAGAAGTCTTAGCAACTACTGGACTTTGATAACTCTTATGCCTCTTGGTCTTGGAATGTCGTTTTGGCTTTCAAATTTAATCCAAACAATGCTCAGCCAAAGCGAATATACAAGCGGTATAAACTTCTTAGCTATATTTCCATATATCATTATCTGGGCGATATTTGCAGTGACTTATCTTATATCTATAAATAGAGATTTTTCCATAAAAAATATCTTGATCAGTTCTTTTGTAAGCTCACTTGCGTGGTCTATATCAAAGTGGATATTTGTAGGATATAGCTTTTATAATAAAACTTACTCTAGCATATATGGATCATTTTCAATACTGCTGTTTTTCTTTATTTGGATATATATTTCGTGGATTATATTTTTATACGGTATAAAACTCTGCGTGGCTCTAGATGGATTAAGCAGAGATAAGCCAGTTATCTAG
- the ispB gene encoding octaprenyl-diphosphate synthase (Pfam match to PF00348.13 polyprenyl_synt) translates to MERIDDILNEFVDSLNYPLASEMFSQVSSGKKLRSKLILKIAGANEASFKLSSVVEIIHLASLLHDDVIDDSLIRRGKPSINAIFGTKNSIMLGDILYSKGFNEIVKFDMKIADIISDAVCKLSIGELMDVELSSSFNTDKKKYLKMIYFKTAVLIEAAAKSAAILAGLDEQKYGDYGKNLGLAFQIVDDILDITSDEKTLGKPAMNDFKEGKTTLPYIYLYEKLENDDRAILKNLFKKELDSDEILWIKSKFKEFDIINLSIKEAKDFGAKAIESSQNTELKMIVSSMIDRDF, encoded by the coding sequence ATGGAGAGGATTGATGATATCTTAAATGAGTTTGTAGATTCACTAAATTACCCTCTTGCTAGTGAGATGTTTAGCCAAGTAAGCTCAGGAAAAAAGCTAAGAAGTAAGCTTATATTAAAAATAGCAGGAGCAAACGAAGCTAGTTTTAAGCTAAGCAGCGTTGTTGAGATCATTCATTTAGCAAGTTTGCTTCATGATGACGTGATAGATGACTCTTTGATAAGACGAGGAAAACCTAGTATAAATGCAATATTTGGTACAAAAAATTCTATAATGTTAGGCGATATTCTTTATTCTAAAGGTTTTAATGAGATAGTTAAATTTGATATGAAAATAGCAGATATCATCTCAGATGCTGTTTGTAAGCTAAGCATCGGTGAGCTTATGGACGTAGAACTTAGCAGTTCTTTTAATACTGATAAAAAAAAGTATCTAAAAATGATATATTTTAAAACTGCAGTTCTCATAGAAGCTGCCGCAAAATCTGCTGCGATTTTAGCTGGTCTAGACGAACAAAAATACGGCGATTACGGTAAAAATCTAGGACTTGCGTTTCAAATAGTAGATGATATACTTGATATAACAAGCGATGAAAAGACGCTAGGAAAACCTGCTATGAATGATTTTAAAGAGGGAAAAACAACTCTTCCATATATTTATTTATATGAAAAATTAGAAAATGATGATAGGGCGATTTTAAAAAATTTATTTAAAAAAGAGCTTGATAGTGATGAAATTTTATGGATTAAATCTAAATTTAAAGAGTTTGATATTATAAATTTAAGCATAAAAGAAGCAAAAGATTTTGGTGCTAAAGCTATAGAAAGCTCACAAAATACTGAACTTAAAATGATAGTTTCTAGCATGATAGATAGGGATTTTTAA
- a CDS encoding putative membrane protein (Pfam match to PF04186.9 FxsA) → MIKISLFPYFIIEVVCVFIYIMNYGFLNFLGEVFLSGIIGIILIFSYGFSNLYSRIDGINLKDIFGSMGIALGGVLLIMPGILSDVFAVFVIAISLILKIFVKFSTKTYSDNDRFRDDIIDVEIIDESKR, encoded by the coding sequence ATGATAAAAATTTCTCTATTTCCGTATTTTATCATCGAGGTGGTCTGCGTTTTTATTTATATTATGAATTATGGATTTTTAAATTTTTTAGGTGAAGTTTTTCTTAGTGGAATTATAGGGATAATACTTATATTTAGTTATGGATTTTCAAATTTATACTCTCGTATAGACGGTATAAATTTAAAAGATATATTTGGTTCTATGGGGATTGCGCTTGGTGGAGTGCTGCTTATAATGCCCGGTATTTTGAGTGATGTTTTTGCTGTTTTTGTCATAGCTATATCTTTGATATTAAAGATATTTGTTAAATTTAGTACTAAGACTTATAGCGATAATGATAGGTTTAGAGATGATATAATAGATGTTGAGATAATAGATGAAAGTAAGAGATAA
- the hemC gene encoding hydroxymethylbilane synthase (Pfam matches to PF01379.16 Porphobil_deam, and to PF03900.11 Porphobil_deamC) has product MNIKIASRNSALALWQTYHIRDLLIARGHSVEIITMKTKGDVILDTPLAKIGGKGLFTKELENSMLEGSADIAVHSLKDVPTTFPDGLKLACVCSREDVRDAMLSMKYKNLNELPQGAKVGTTSLRRKMQILSHRADLDIISLRGNVNSRIAKLKNGEFDAIILAMAGINRLNLSKEVKFTSAIDTIPAMGQGALGIEAVDKKEILDTIEFLNDEKSVVETTIERDFVHTLNGGCQAPIGINAKLKGDKIEVEAILGLIDGSEILRDSKTYPKLAYKIAGKNFADEFIARGAKELLKRAEEMV; this is encoded by the coding sequence ATGAATATCAAAATAGCAAGTAGAAATAGCGCTCTTGCGCTTTGGCAGACTTATCATATAAGAGATTTATTGATTGCTAGGGGTCATAGTGTTGAGATAATCACTATGAAGACAAAAGGCGATGTTATCCTTGATACTCCGCTTGCAAAGATAGGCGGTAAAGGGCTTTTTACTAAAGAGCTTGAAAACTCTATGCTTGAAGGTAGTGCAGATATAGCGGTTCATAGCTTAAAAGATGTTCCAACTACTTTTCCAGATGGATTAAAACTAGCTTGCGTATGTAGTAGAGAAGATGTAAGAGATGCGATGCTTAGTATGAAGTACAAAAATTTGAATGAACTACCACAAGGTGCTAAAGTAGGAACAACTTCACTTCGTAGAAAAATGCAGATTTTATCTCATAGGGCTGATCTTGATATCATATCTCTTAGAGGAAATGTAAATTCGCGTATCGCTAAACTAAAAAATGGCGAGTTTGACGCTATAATACTAGCTATGGCTGGAATTAATCGATTAAACCTTTCTAAAGAAGTTAAATTTACATCAGCTATAGATACGATTCCTGCTATGGGACAAGGTGCTTTAGGGATTGAAGCTGTAGATAAAAAAGAGATTTTAGATACTATAGAGTTTTTAAATGATGAAAAAAGTGTAGTTGAGACCACTATAGAAAGAGATTTTGTACATACACTAAATGGAGGGTGTCAAGCTCCGATTGGGATAAATGCAAAACTAAAAGGAGATAAGATAGAAGTTGAGGCGATACTTGGTCTTATAGATGGAAGTGAAATTCTAAGAGATAGCAAAACTTATCCGAAATTAGCATATAAAATAGCTGGTAAAAACTTCGCAGATGAGTTTATAGCGCGTGGTGCAAAAGAACTTTTAAAAAGAGCAGAAGAGATGGTTTAG
- a CDS encoding gycolate oxidase, subunit GlcD-related protein (Pfam matches to PF02913.15 FAD-oxidase_C, and to PF01565.19 FAD_binding_4): MDTKHIKYFEKLLSTDNAKFDKAHQIAYCYDATKKRFEPDGVLFPRDEKDVSDILKYCNENKIVIVPRGAGSGFTGGALAASGGVVLSFEKHMNKILEIDMQNMVAVVEPGLINMKLQKAVEEVGLFYPPDPASENYSTIGGNVSENAGGMRAAKYGITKDYVMALRAVLPNGDIIRAGKRTIKDVAGYNIAGILIASEGSLAVITQITLKLIAKPKFKKTAMGVFPSVNAAMNAVYKTMAAGVTPVAMEFLDNLSINAVENKFAKGLPRDAGAILISDVDGSNVDVLDADLDIIKNVFEQNGATEFRIAKDENESADIWFARRNCSQAITCYGSLKLNEDITVPRSKLPELLEKIKEISTKFKVTTPCFGHTGDGNVHTNVMVDKDDPEAVKRGHEAITEIFKATVELGGTLSGEHGIGLSKAPFMGLAFSSEEMSLFRTIKKAFDPNNILNPNKMGL; this comes from the coding sequence ATGGATACTAAACATATAAAATATTTTGAAAAGCTTCTGAGTACTGATAACGCTAAATTTGATAAAGCTCATCAGATAGCCTACTGCTATGACGCTACAAAAAAGCGCTTTGAGCCTGATGGAGTGCTATTTCCACGCGATGAAAAAGATGTAAGCGATATACTAAAATACTGCAATGAAAACAAAATAGTTATAGTCCCAAGAGGCGCTGGAAGCGGATTTACTGGTGGGGCTTTGGCAGCAAGTGGCGGAGTCGTTTTGTCATTTGAAAAACATATGAATAAAATACTAGAAATAGATATGCAAAATATGGTAGCAGTCGTAGAACCAGGACTCATAAATATGAAACTACAAAAAGCAGTAGAAGAAGTGGGTCTTTTTTATCCGCCAGATCCTGCTAGCGAAAACTACAGCACGATAGGTGGAAACGTGAGCGAAAACGCAGGAGGTATGCGCGCCGCAAAATACGGCATAACCAAAGACTACGTTATGGCTTTAAGAGCTGTGTTACCAAACGGAGATATAATACGAGCCGGAAAACGCACCATAAAAGATGTTGCTGGGTATAATATAGCAGGAATTCTCATAGCAAGCGAAGGAAGTTTAGCTGTTATCACGCAGATCACTTTAAAACTCATCGCAAAACCTAAATTTAAAAAAACCGCAATGGGTGTATTTCCTAGCGTAAATGCTGCTATGAACGCTGTTTATAAAACTATGGCAGCAGGAGTAACTCCTGTAGCGATGGAATTTTTAGATAATTTAAGTATAAACGCAGTTGAAAATAAATTTGCCAAAGGTCTGCCAAGAGACGCTGGAGCTATACTTATAAGTGATGTTGATGGATCAAATGTAGATGTACTAGACGCTGATTTAGATATCATAAAAAACGTTTTTGAACAAAATGGTGCAACTGAGTTTAGGATAGCAAAAGACGAAAATGAATCAGCTGATATCTGGTTTGCAAGGCGTAACTGCTCTCAAGCTATAACTTGTTATGGAAGTTTGAAGCTAAATGAAGACATTACCGTTCCTCGCTCAAAACTACCAGAACTGCTAGAAAAGATCAAAGAAATATCTACGAAATTCAAAGTAACAACTCCTTGTTTTGGTCATACCGGAGATGGAAACGTACATACAAATGTTATGGTAGATAAAGATGACCCTGAAGCAGTAAAAAGAGGTCACGAAGCTATAACTGAAATTTTTAAAGCCACCGTCGAACTTGGCGGAACACTATCTGGCGAGCATGGTATAGGACTAAGCAAAGCACCTTTTATGGGTCTTGCATTTAGCTCTGAAGAGATGAGTCTTTTTAGAACTATAAAAAAAGCATTCGATCCAAATAATATCTTAAACCCAAACAAAATGGGACTTTAA
- the proS gene encoding prolyl-tRNA synthetase (Pfam matches to PF00587.21 tRNA-synt_2b, and to PF04073.11 tRNA_edit, and to PF03129.16 HGTP_anticodon), whose protein sequence is MKFTKLYIPTTKEAPKDATLPSHQLLIRAGFIAQIGSGLYNFLPLGKRVLRKVENIVRDEMDKAGANEVALSFVVPGELWKQSRRYFKFGKELLRLKDRKDNEFLLAPTHEESIVDLVRDKVTSYKQLPLHLYQIGLKFRDEARPRFGLLRCREFIMKDGYSFHANEADLKREFDLMETTYTKIFSRLGLNFRAVEADSGAIGGSGSKEFMVLAKNGEDDILISDASNYAANVEAAKRAKRVCSVERPQSNSMQKFFTPGCSSIAKVAEFFKVDPFYTIKAVMKKAIYEDSEKIVVFFVRGDDELQEVKACNACSALELSDASEEEVIAAGLVPGYCGPVGLHEHIDFYIDNELENEKEMICGANEKDYHAIGVNIINFNKDRFKDLAEVKAGDKALDGGVLSITKGIEVGHIFQLGVRYSEAMGATFLDENGKSKPFFMGCYGIGVSRLVAVMVEASHDEKGCIWKKECAPFIVHIIVSNTKDTNQLEFALNLESELESSGVEVLLDDRNERFGVKMADFELIGVPFGVVVGKGLQDAEVELIKRDGLEKVKVSSNEILGKLKEII, encoded by the coding sequence GTGAAATTTACAAAATTATACATACCTACGACAAAAGAAGCGCCAAAAGATGCCACTTTACCAAGCCATCAGCTGTTAATTCGTGCTGGATTCATAGCGCAAATAGGAAGCGGACTATATAACTTTTTGCCTCTTGGAAAGAGAGTTTTAAGAAAAGTTGAAAATATCGTAAGAGATGAAATGGATAAAGCAGGAGCAAACGAAGTAGCTTTAAGCTTTGTGGTTCCAGGCGAGCTTTGGAAGCAAAGTAGGAGGTATTTTAAATTTGGAAAAGAACTTTTGCGCTTAAAAGATAGAAAAGATAATGAGTTCTTACTAGCGCCAACTCACGAAGAATCCATAGTGGATCTAGTCCGTGATAAAGTTACTAGCTACAAGCAATTGCCGCTTCATTTATACCAAATAGGACTTAAATTTAGAGATGAGGCGAGACCTAGATTTGGACTTTTGAGATGTCGTGAGTTTATAATGAAAGACGGTTATAGTTTTCACGCAAACGAAGCTGATCTAAAGCGTGAGTTTGATCTTATGGAGACGACTTATACTAAGATATTTAGTCGTTTAGGGCTAAATTTCCGCGCCGTTGAAGCTGATAGTGGAGCTATCGGGGGAAGCGGTAGCAAAGAGTTTATGGTGCTTGCAAAAAACGGCGAAGACGATATCTTGATAAGTGACGCTTCAAACTACGCGGCAAATGTAGAAGCTGCAAAAAGAGCAAAAAGAGTTTGCTCTGTGGAGCGACCGCAGAGTAACTCTATGCAGAAATTTTTTACTCCTGGTTGTTCTAGTATAGCTAAAGTTGCTGAGTTTTTCAAAGTAGATCCGTTTTATACTATAAAAGCTGTGATGAAAAAGGCTATCTATGAGGATAGCGAAAAAATAGTAGTATTTTTCGTGCGCGGAGATGATGAGCTTCAAGAAGTAAAAGCTTGTAATGCTTGCTCCGCTCTTGAGCTAAGTGATGCTAGCGAAGAAGAAGTTATAGCTGCTGGGTTAGTGCCTGGATACTGTGGTCCAGTGGGGCTTCATGAGCATATAGATTTTTATATAGATAATGAATTAGAAAATGAAAAAGAGATGATATGTGGTGCAAATGAAAAGGATTATCACGCTATCGGAGTAAATATTATAAATTTCAACAAAGATAGATTTAAGGATCTAGCAGAAGTGAAAGCTGGAGATAAAGCGCTTGATGGTGGGGTTTTGTCTATCACTAAAGGTATAGAAGTAGGGCATATATTTCAACTTGGAGTAAGATATTCTGAAGCTATGGGCGCTACTTTTTTAGATGAAAATGGTAAATCAAAACCGTTTTTCATGGGCTGCTATGGCATAGGTGTAAGCAGACTTGTAGCTGTTATGGTAGAAGCTAGCCATGATGAAAAAGGTTGCATTTGGAAAAAAGAGTGCGCTCCATTTATTGTGCATATAATAGTTTCAAATACCAAAGACACCAATCAGTTGGAATTTGCTTTAAATTTAGAATCCGAGCTAGAAAGTAGCGGAGTTGAAGTTTTACTTGATGATAGAAATGAAAGATTTGGTGTGAAAATGGCGGACTTTGAGCTTATCGGCGTACCTTTTGGCGTGGTTGTTGGTAAGGGTTTGCAAGACGCAGAAGTTGAGCTTATAAAAAGAGATGGGCTAGAAAAAGTTAAAGTAAGCTCAAATGAGATATTAGGTAAATTAAAAGAGATAATATGA